A genomic stretch from Limnobacter thiooxidans includes:
- a CDS encoding MSMEG_0572/Sll0783 family nitrogen starvation response protein: MPKVNHPAHVDGDYFVDYEEKVFEDVKAEPGQKALVTFHTVAFEGSIGFVNLLQATRLQRKGFETSVLLYGPGVTLGVQRGFPTLGNEAFPGHLNFNNQIKKFMGEGGKVYACRFALQALYGHGEPSLIEGIRPINPLDVMDLVLIHKRDSAVIIDTWTL; the protein is encoded by the coding sequence AAATCACCCCGCTCACGTTGATGGCGATTATTTTGTTGATTACGAAGAAAAAGTATTTGAGGACGTGAAAGCTGAACCGGGTCAGAAAGCGCTGGTGACTTTTCACACAGTTGCTTTTGAAGGTTCGATTGGTTTTGTGAACCTGTTGCAGGCCACGCGTTTGCAGAGAAAGGGCTTCGAGACATCGGTGCTTCTATATGGCCCAGGCGTGACATTGGGTGTTCAGCGCGGTTTCCCCACCTTGGGAAATGAAGCATTTCCCGGTCATTTGAATTTCAACAACCAGATCAAGAAATTCATGGGCGAAGGCGGCAAGGTCTACGCCTGCCGCTTTGCCTTGCAGGCTTTGTATGGCCACGGCGAGCCTTCCCTGATCGAAGGCATTCGTCCAATCAATCCCCTGGATGTGATGGACCTGGTGCTGATTCACAAGCGTGACAGCGCTGTGATTATTGACACCTGGACTTTGTAA
- a CDS encoding Nit6803 family nitrilase, whose amino-acid sequence MTQARTIRAAAAQIAPDLQVPSRTTEKVCRTIEEAAAKGVQIIVFPETLVPYYPYFSYVLPPVQQGKEHLRLYEHAVLVPGAETDAISAMAAQHNMVVVLGVNERDHGTLYNAQIIFNSDGKILLKRRKITPTYHERMIWGQGDASGLKVVDSAVGRVGALACWEHYNPLARYCLMAQHEEIHCAQFPGSLVGQIFADQMEVTIRHHALESGCFVINSTAWLSEEQVQSISQDSVLQKGLRGGCFTAIVSPEGKLLGEPITQGEGMVVADLDMGLVTKRKRMMDSVGHYARPELLSLLVRDEASSTMKTVRGEHHAEY is encoded by the coding sequence ATGACTCAAGCCAGGACAATTCGTGCCGCGGCAGCGCAGATCGCTCCGGATTTGCAGGTGCCCAGCCGAACAACCGAAAAGGTTTGCCGCACCATTGAAGAGGCCGCTGCCAAGGGGGTGCAAATCATCGTGTTCCCCGAAACCTTGGTGCCCTATTACCCGTACTTCTCGTATGTGTTGCCGCCTGTCCAGCAGGGCAAGGAACATTTGAGGCTGTATGAACATGCGGTGCTTGTGCCCGGCGCTGAAACCGATGCGATTTCTGCCATGGCCGCCCAGCACAACATGGTGGTTGTTTTGGGTGTGAATGAGCGTGACCACGGGACGCTTTACAACGCACAGATTATTTTCAACAGCGATGGAAAAATCCTGTTGAAGCGCCGAAAGATTACGCCGACCTACCACGAGCGAATGATCTGGGGGCAGGGCGATGCATCGGGTTTGAAGGTGGTTGATTCCGCAGTGGGCCGCGTGGGTGCACTTGCGTGTTGGGAACATTACAACCCCTTGGCCCGTTATTGCCTGATGGCGCAGCACGAGGAAATTCATTGCGCGCAGTTTCCCGGCTCACTGGTGGGGCAGATATTTGCCGATCAAATGGAAGTGACCATTCGCCACCATGCGCTGGAGTCGGGTTGCTTTGTGATCAACAGCACGGCATGGCTATCGGAAGAGCAAGTTCAAAGTATTTCGCAAGACAGTGTTTTGCAGAAAGGCCTGCGGGGTGGCTGCTTCACCGCCATTGTCAGCCCGGAAGGAAAGTTGCTGGGCGAGCCAATTACCCAAGGTGAAGGTATGGTCGTTGCCGACCTGGACATGGGATTGGTGACCAAGCGCAAACGCATGATGGACTCGGTAGGTCATTACGCAAGGCCCGAGTTGTTGAGTTTGCTGGTACGGGATGAGGCGTCAAGCACCATGAAAACAGTTCGGGGAGAGCACCATGCTGAGTACTGA
- a CDS encoding MSMEG_0568 family radical SAM protein — MLSTDLQTFGLRLEDPTAGLQSRRGGAGPSDHKAVLVDGQTVMVPVHTHTAWDSPYMASKPDANGKSELRKNGIPIAVIDFPKQPKFYGLKTAEGIPYEQIATLHSSDVLATTVLQTCIRYESRNKTCKFCSIGQSLAAGRTIERKTPQQLAEVAKAAVELDGVKQMVMTTGTPATPDRGAAIMVESVVAVKAAVNLPIQVQIEPPDRFEWFEELKRSGADTLGMHLEVVSERVRQEIMPGKAKVPVSYYMEAFDAAVKVFGRGQVSTYIIAGLGDTQDEIVNMSRQLIQRGVYPFIVPFVPISGTPLESHPVPSSQFMLEVLKPVGQMLREEGMLSNDMKAGCGKCGACSTLKSFES; from the coding sequence ATGCTGAGTACTGATCTTCAAACTTTTGGTTTAAGGCTGGAAGACCCCACTGCCGGGCTGCAGAGCAGACGCGGCGGGGCTGGGCCTTCAGACCACAAGGCTGTGCTGGTGGATGGGCAAACCGTGATGGTTCCGGTGCACACCCACACGGCTTGGGATTCTCCCTACATGGCGAGCAAACCCGATGCAAACGGGAAAAGCGAGCTGCGTAAAAACGGCATTCCGATTGCCGTGATTGATTTTCCGAAGCAGCCCAAATTCTATGGTTTGAAAACCGCAGAGGGCATTCCTTACGAGCAAATTGCCACGCTGCACAGCAGTGATGTGCTGGCCACCACTGTGCTTCAAACCTGCATTCGCTATGAAAGCAGAAACAAGACTTGCAAGTTCTGTTCGATTGGCCAGTCTTTGGCCGCCGGGCGAACCATTGAAAGAAAAACCCCGCAGCAATTGGCTGAAGTGGCCAAGGCCGCAGTCGAGCTCGATGGGGTGAAGCAGATGGTAATGACCACAGGCACCCCTGCAACGCCTGATCGTGGCGCGGCAATCATGGTTGAAAGTGTAGTGGCCGTAAAGGCAGCGGTGAACCTGCCCATCCAGGTGCAGATCGAGCCGCCAGATCGGTTCGAGTGGTTTGAGGAATTGAAGCGAAGTGGCGCAGACACGCTGGGTATGCATTTGGAAGTGGTGTCAGAACGGGTTAGGCAGGAAATCATGCCTGGTAAAGCAAAGGTGCCTGTGAGTTATTACATGGAGGCATTTGATGCGGCGGTCAAGGTGTTTGGTCGCGGACAGGTCAGTACCTACATCATTGCAGGGCTTGGCGACACGCAGGATGAAATTGTGAATATGAGCCGGCAGTTAATTCAGCGCGGGGTTTATCCCTTCATTGTTCCCTTCGTGCCCATCAGTGGTACGCCCCTGGAAAGCCACCCAGTGCCCAGTTCGCAGTTCATGCTCGAGGTGTTGAAGCCTGTGGGGCAAATGCTTCGAGAGGAAGGAATGCTGTCCAATGACATGAAGGCAGGTTGCGGCAAGTGCGGTGCTTGCTCGACGTTGAAATCTTTTGAGTCGTGA
- a CDS encoding MSMEG_0567/Sll0786 family nitrogen starvation N-acetyltransferase: MFVDEMNLVQMDISQFSYSECRIKLAVDDWELQQAQALRKKVFVVEQGIFQHSDHDLFDSSADTLVATTGMLGIPDAVVGTVRIHQQEPGVWMGSRLAVDHSFRADKGLGKALIRMAIGSARARGCKAFYANVQVQNVALFQKLGWQAVGEVTVHGVVHMFMQADLGLYPVEQDPCCGFVHLLKQSGRTALIRERA; the protein is encoded by the coding sequence ATGTTTGTTGATGAAATGAATCTTGTTCAAATGGATATTAGTCAATTCAGCTACAGCGAATGCCGCATCAAGCTTGCTGTGGATGACTGGGAATTGCAGCAAGCCCAGGCCTTGCGAAAAAAAGTGTTTGTGGTGGAGCAGGGCATTTTTCAGCACAGTGACCATGATCTGTTTGACAGCAGTGCGGACACCCTGGTGGCCACCACCGGAATGCTGGGCATTCCTGATGCAGTAGTGGGCACAGTACGAATTCACCAGCAAGAGCCCGGTGTGTGGATGGGTTCACGCCTGGCTGTGGATCATTCATTTCGGGCCGACAAAGGTTTGGGAAAAGCCTTGATTCGCATGGCAATTGGCAGCGCACGCGCTCGGGGCTGCAAAGCGTTTTATGCGAATGTTCAAGTACAGAACGTGGCCTTGTTTCAAAAGCTGGGATGGCAGGCTGTGGGTGAGGTGACTGTGCACGGTGTGGTGCACATGTTCATGCAGGCCGATTTGGGTTTGTATCCGGTGGAGCAAGATCCATGTTGCGGTTTTGTTCATCTTCTCAAGCAGTCGGGGCGTACTGCATTGATCAGGGAGCGGGCATGA
- a CDS encoding sll0787 family AIR synthase-like protein, producing the protein MSSLHELVQAVRDSKGVAHKKDIAIGMNALASVQPCQSSTLVGDDCAVLKSADGSYLLFAIEGFMNEFVQDDPWFAGYCGVMVNVSDIAAMGGSATAVVDAVWTSDSVQLKQILQGMAVASARYGVPIVGGHTNARNDRSQLAVSIIGTATSVLSSFEAKPGDVLMSVIDLRGQYRGAGNNWNASTEAPAERLRGDLELLALVAESGLSVACKDISMAGPLGTLLMMLECSGYGAEIVPEAFPRPEDVSLERWMQTFPSFGFVFSVAPAQVEKMKQLFNSRDLLCKEVGQVVEGSKVWLKDDAERELLWDFSETPLLGCEQLNKANDVEGEAYACGSV; encoded by the coding sequence ATGAGTTCGCTTCACGAGTTGGTGCAAGCCGTTCGCGACAGCAAAGGCGTTGCGCACAAAAAGGACATTGCGATTGGCATGAATGCCTTGGCTAGTGTGCAGCCGTGTCAATCATCAACCCTGGTGGGAGATGACTGCGCGGTGTTGAAGTCGGCGGATGGATCTTACCTGTTGTTTGCCATTGAAGGTTTCATGAATGAGTTTGTTCAGGACGATCCCTGGTTTGCCGGTTATTGCGGCGTGATGGTGAATGTGAGTGACATTGCCGCCATGGGTGGAAGTGCCACGGCTGTTGTCGACGCGGTGTGGACATCTGATTCAGTGCAGTTGAAGCAGATTCTGCAAGGCATGGCCGTTGCCTCTGCGCGTTACGGCGTGCCCATTGTGGGTGGACACACCAATGCGAGAAATGACCGCAGTCAACTTGCAGTGTCAATCATTGGCACAGCCACCTCGGTGTTGAGCAGCTTTGAAGCCAAACCCGGTGATGTGTTGATGAGCGTGATTGATTTGCGGGGCCAATATCGCGGGGCCGGCAATAACTGGAACGCGAGCACCGAAGCGCCGGCAGAACGTTTGCGCGGTGACCTAGAGTTGCTTGCCCTAGTGGCCGAAAGTGGTCTTTCTGTGGCCTGCAAGGACATCAGCATGGCGGGCCCCTTGGGCACTCTGCTGATGATGCTGGAATGTTCTGGCTACGGTGCAGAAATTGTTCCCGAGGCCTTTCCGCGTCCCGAGGATGTATCACTGGAACGCTGGATGCAAACCTTCCCCAGCTTTGGTTTCGTGTTCAGTGTAGCGCCTGCTCAAGTTGAAAAGATGAAACAACTTTTTAACAGCCGCGATTTGCTTTGCAAGGAAGTTGGGCAAGTTGTTGAGGGTTCAAAGGTTTGGTTGAAAGATGACGCCGAACGCGAGTTGTTGTGGGACTTTTCTGAAACACCACTACTGGGTTGTGAACAGTTGAATAAAGCCAATGATGTTGAAGGAGAAGCGTATGCCTGTGGTTCGGTTTGA
- a CDS encoding MSMEG_0570 family nitrogen starvation response protein: MPVVRFDVLWPDSSVMKCLSPSTVIRNFIQEGEVYSLLEFVTMAELGLNQASDRVREVYGYACSAAADQLEIIQTKADTFRGQPAASVQVLRVD, from the coding sequence ATGCCTGTGGTTCGGTTTGATGTGTTGTGGCCAGATTCTTCAGTGATGAAGTGCCTGTCGCCCTCAACTGTGATTCGAAATTTCATCCAGGAGGGCGAGGTTTATTCATTGTTGGAATTTGTGACGATGGCAGAGCTTGGTTTGAACCAGGCCAGTGATCGGGTACGGGAAGTGTACGGCTATGCCTGTTCTGCGGCAGCGGACCAACTGGAAATCATTCAGACCAAGGCAGACACTTTTCGGGGGCAGCCCGCCGCCTCTGTGCAAGTGCTTCGAGTGGATTAA
- a CDS encoding MSMEG_0569 family flavin-dependent oxidoreductase: MNVDARNLKDHYSVAVIGGGQAGLSMSYHLTSKEIDHVVLERNQIGHSWRQQRWDTFCLVTPNWQCKLPGFPYAGPEPHGFMKKDDIVAYLEAFAASFNPPVFEGVAVKQLRKLSDGLFEIQCTKGTFTVNQVVVAVGGYHKPRIPRIAEKVPSHIQQIHSSEYRNPSQLPQGNILVIGSGQSGCQIAEDLHLAGRGVHLAVGSAPRVARRYRGRDVVDWLADMGHYDMPVELHPQKEAVRGKANHYVTGRDGGRDIDLRIRAKEGMQLHGRVADCVDGVMHFADDLVKNLDNADQSSENIKNMIDGFIAEKGISAPQEARYVPVWQPKGGESLIDLVAENVTGIVWSVGFESSFDWIDLPIFNGKGYPNHYRGVSREPGVYFLGLPWLHTWGSGRFSGVARDSAFLLEKIEQQLCASLEVTS; the protein is encoded by the coding sequence ATGAATGTGGATGCGCGCAATTTGAAGGATCACTATTCGGTGGCAGTGATTGGTGGGGGGCAAGCCGGCCTTTCAATGAGTTATCACCTGACCAGCAAGGAGATTGACCATGTTGTGCTGGAGCGAAACCAGATTGGCCACAGCTGGCGGCAGCAACGCTGGGACACCTTTTGCCTTGTCACGCCCAACTGGCAGTGCAAATTGCCAGGCTTTCCTTATGCCGGGCCTGAGCCGCATGGCTTCATGAAAAAAGACGACATCGTTGCTTACCTGGAGGCATTCGCTGCCTCATTCAATCCGCCTGTGTTTGAAGGTGTTGCCGTCAAACAGTTGCGAAAATTGAGCGATGGCCTTTTCGAAATTCAATGTACGAAGGGCACATTCACCGTCAACCAGGTTGTGGTGGCCGTGGGTGGTTACCACAAGCCCAGAATCCCACGCATTGCAGAAAAAGTGCCTTCGCATATTCAGCAGATCCATTCTTCGGAATACAGAAATCCATCACAGCTTCCGCAAGGAAATATTCTGGTGATTGGTTCGGGTCAAAGCGGCTGCCAGATCGCCGAAGACCTTCACTTGGCAGGCCGGGGCGTTCACTTGGCGGTGGGCAGTGCACCCCGCGTGGCGCGTCGCTACCGTGGCAGGGATGTGGTGGATTGGTTGGCTGACATGGGGCACTACGACATGCCCGTGGAGCTTCATCCGCAAAAGGAGGCCGTGCGTGGCAAGGCCAACCATTATGTGACAGGGCGTGATGGTGGACGAGACATTGATCTGCGGATACGCGCCAAAGAAGGCATGCAATTGCACGGCCGCGTTGCAGATTGCGTGGATGGTGTGATGCATTTTGCGGATGATTTAGTGAAGAACCTGGACAACGCAGACCAAAGCAGCGAGAACATCAAGAACATGATTGATGGGTTTATTGCCGAGAAAGGAATTTCCGCTCCGCAAGAAGCGCGTTATGTACCGGTGTGGCAACCCAAGGGGGGCGAATCATTAATTGACCTGGTGGCAGAAAACGTGACCGGGATTGTTTGGTCGGTGGGGTTTGAAAGCTCGTTTGACTGGATTGATTTACCGATTTTCAATGGCAAGGGTTATCCCAATCATTACCGGGGAGTTAGTCGGGAACCCGGCGTGTATTTCCTTGGGCTTCCGTGGTTGCACACCTGGGGATCAGGCCGCTTCTCGGGGGTTGCGCGCGATTCTGCTTTCTTGCTTGAGAAAATAGAACAGCAACTTTGTGCCAGTCTTGAAGTGACCTCATGA
- a CDS encoding class I SAM-dependent methyltransferase — MDWKRGYFAEAGYTYGYYEETMPSRLYLAALLQGYLAPRESFRYLDAGCGQGFNLIVAAINHPDSEFVGIDFMPEHIAHGRALAARLKLNNISFIEADFTELAQHPNALGEFDYAVCHGISTWISPGVRAELFKLIGAVLKPAGIFYNSYNTFPGWLGVSPFQHLVSLHQHQMSGQDALNTAIEAIKQLHQHSPRMTKALPALMGRVEGMAKHEPAYLVQEYNNKFWQPVYVSQMMQELAQVKLSYMGTASIPEMNEASWSQPLRDLISKQNDPVVREQLIDYATNQSFRRDLYVKGRVKPWAGQLQAGRANLRFVVNPLAEVVADDQPFVFKGGSAEVSHQSTVYNKLIKQVAGSSAGLTFQEIQNNWPDIQQAHRLMASLGLLVHSRHLFVENTCSGLDNKATQTVFGVLCDAALEGAPYKFIPLPHVGQALAMSESKWAMLRCHLLDLPHAQWADQVASDIRGLGLSFMKDGKVTENAEDIRMLINAAIEEFRRVQLKMLVKSCLIDE, encoded by the coding sequence ATGGACTGGAAACGCGGCTATTTTGCAGAGGCGGGTTATACCTACGGTTATTACGAGGAGACTATGCCCAGTCGTTTGTATCTGGCTGCCCTATTGCAGGGATACCTCGCACCACGTGAGAGTTTTCGCTATCTGGATGCTGGTTGCGGGCAGGGTTTCAACCTTATTGTCGCGGCCATCAATCACCCGGACAGTGAATTTGTCGGCATTGATTTCATGCCCGAACACATTGCCCATGGTCGAGCTCTGGCTGCGCGTTTGAAGTTAAACAATATCAGCTTTATTGAGGCAGATTTCACCGAATTGGCACAGCACCCGAATGCTTTGGGTGAGTTTGACTATGCGGTGTGCCACGGCATAAGCACCTGGATTTCGCCTGGGGTGCGGGCAGAGTTGTTCAAATTAATAGGCGCTGTACTGAAGCCAGCGGGTATTTTCTACAACAGTTACAACACTTTTCCAGGCTGGTTGGGTGTATCGCCGTTTCAGCATTTGGTGTCGCTACACCAGCATCAAATGAGTGGCCAAGACGCCTTGAACACCGCAATTGAAGCCATAAAGCAATTGCATCAGCATTCACCCCGCATGACGAAGGCATTGCCTGCACTGATGGGCCGGGTAGAAGGCATGGCCAAGCATGAGCCAGCATATTTGGTTCAGGAATACAACAACAAGTTTTGGCAGCCTGTCTACGTGTCACAAATGATGCAGGAATTGGCTCAGGTCAAGCTCAGCTACATGGGTACGGCCAGCATTCCGGAAATGAATGAGGCAAGTTGGTCGCAGCCTTTAAGGGATTTGATTTCAAAGCAGAATGATCCAGTTGTGCGCGAGCAGTTGATCGACTATGCGACCAACCAAAGTTTCAGACGCGATTTGTATGTCAAGGGAAGGGTCAAGCCTTGGGCAGGGCAATTGCAAGCAGGGCGAGCCAATCTGCGCTTTGTAGTCAACCCACTCGCAGAGGTAGTAGCCGATGATCAGCCTTTTGTGTTCAAAGGTGGATCAGCGGAAGTGTCGCACCAAAGCACGGTTTACAACAAGTTGATCAAACAGGTGGCAGGTTCGTCGGCAGGCCTTACTTTTCAAGAAATTCAAAACAATTGGCCGGACATTCAACAGGCTCATAGATTGATGGCCTCGCTGGGCTTGTTGGTGCATAGCCGTCATTTGTTTGTTGAAAATACCTGTAGCGGCTTGGATAACAAGGCGACGCAAACTGTTTTTGGAGTGTTGTGCGATGCTGCGCTAGAAGGCGCACCCTACAAGTTCATCCCTTTGCCGCATGTAGGACAAGCCCTTGCCATGTCAGAGAGCAAATGGGCCATGTTGCGTTGCCATTTGCTCGATCTGCCGCATGCGCAATGGGCAGATCAAGTGGCCTCCGATATTCGCGGTTTGGGCTTGAGCTTCATGAAGGATGGCAAAGTAACTGAGAACGCCGAGGACATCAGGATGTTGATCAATGCTGCGATTGAGGAGTTCAGACGCGTACAGTTGAAAATGTTGGTAAAGAGCTGTCTCATTGACGAGTGA
- a CDS encoding ATP-binding protein, with protein sequence MTEPDEITRLKKRLARETLARQEAERLLEQKSLSLYESNTHLEALTDDLEALVKKRTDELTQALQRSEAGMLARQQFLAMMSHEIRTPLHGMLGLIDLLMLSPLNAEQAEHTRIIRSSGRSLLRILNDVLELSRIDSGAFDIEIEPLDLNSLLNNVMQLYRPLAHAKKLQLLWDSGPELPTALLGDESRIRQILSNLLSNAIKFTHQGTVTLVSRALAEEDGRWRIQFTVKDTGIGIEATALPNLFNDFTQASFNIHKEFGGTGLGLSISRKLVELMGGSLTARSETGYGSQFEVQLSLAESLQSRQDIGSHGAAFDPTRDMASLVGLRALVVDDNLVNRTLLASFLKRLEINADMACDGPEAIQAVTAHSPFHIVFMDLVMPCMDGLEATRHIRQLPIAQPYICGLSANAFKTDREKCLAEGMNNFLEKPLSFDRFCEFMRDERHRITRQ encoded by the coding sequence ATGACCGAACCGGATGAGATCACCCGACTGAAAAAAAGACTTGCCCGGGAAACCCTCGCCCGGCAAGAGGCGGAGCGTTTGCTGGAACAAAAAAGCCTGAGCCTCTATGAAAGCAACACCCACCTGGAAGCCCTCACCGACGACCTGGAAGCCCTGGTCAAAAAACGCACGGATGAATTGACCCAAGCCTTGCAGCGGTCAGAAGCCGGCATGCTCGCGCGGCAACAGTTTCTGGCCATGATGAGCCATGAAATTCGCACCCCGCTCCATGGCATGCTCGGATTGATTGACCTGCTAATGCTTTCACCGCTGAATGCCGAGCAGGCTGAACACACCCGGATTATTCGGTCCAGTGGCCGCTCACTGCTCCGCATCCTGAATGATGTCCTGGAGTTGTCCCGAATTGATTCGGGCGCATTTGACATTGAAATTGAACCACTAGATCTGAATAGTTTACTGAACAATGTCATGCAGCTTTACCGGCCGCTAGCCCATGCAAAAAAGCTTCAACTGTTATGGGACTCCGGACCAGAGCTCCCTACCGCCCTGCTGGGCGACGAATCCCGCATTCGACAAATCCTGTCGAACTTGTTGTCCAACGCCATCAAGTTCACCCACCAGGGAACCGTCACGCTGGTATCCCGGGCACTGGCTGAAGAAGATGGGCGCTGGCGCATTCAATTCACAGTCAAGGACACTGGCATTGGCATTGAGGCCACAGCCCTTCCCAACCTGTTCAATGACTTTACTCAAGCCAGTTTCAACATTCACAAGGAATTCGGCGGCACCGGCCTTGGCCTTTCCATTTCGCGCAAGCTGGTGGAACTTATGGGCGGCAGCCTGACAGCACGCAGTGAGACGGGATACGGCAGTCAATTTGAGGTTCAACTGAGCCTGGCCGAATCGTTGCAAAGCAGACAAGATATAGGTAGTCACGGTGCGGCCTTCGACCCCACACGGGACATGGCTTCATTGGTCGGCCTGCGGGCCTTGGTGGTGGACGACAACCTGGTCAACCGAACCTTGCTGGCTTCGTTCCTGAAACGCCTTGAAATCAATGCCGACATGGCCTGCGACGGCCCTGAGGCAATTCAGGCCGTCACAGCCCATAGTCCTTTCCACATTGTATTCATGGACCTGGTAATGCCCTGTATGGATGGACTTGAAGCCACGCGCCACATTCGCCAATTGCCGATTGCCCAGCCCTATATCTGCGGGCTAAGCGCCAACGCGTTTAAAACAGATCGGGAAAAATGCCTGGCCGAAGGCATGAACAACTTTCTTGAAAAGCCTTTGTCTTTCGACCGGTTTTGCGAATTCATGCGGGATGAAAGACACCGGATCACTCGTCAATGA
- a CDS encoding heme NO-binding domain-containing protein: protein MQWNSSGFSGLAIQVILHECFFVPYVSTPKNSPHCDFCSRLYLTKKLLRCCFDEVTRRVTDMKGVIFTELFNVVEQSQGANFLDDLIDACDLPSCGAYTSVGTYDFAEMQTLVAELSKRTHIPAAALLEHFGQHLFKRFHALYPNLFAGHDCPLRFLMEVEVVIHKEVLKLYPEAELPSFTTLDHTPNSLTLLYESRRGLAPLALGLIRGCLLHFDTLGTVNMEADPAGFNKAVFTIQLNS, encoded by the coding sequence ATGCAATGGAACAGTTCAGGGTTCAGCGGGCTGGCCATACAGGTCATTCTGCATGAATGTTTTTTTGTGCCTTACGTTAGCACGCCCAAGAATAGCCCGCATTGTGACTTCTGTTCCCGCCTTTACTTAACAAAAAAATTGCTACGCTGCTGTTTTGATGAAGTAACAAGGCGGGTCACTGACATGAAGGGCGTCATTTTCACAGAACTTTTTAATGTCGTGGAACAGTCACAGGGTGCCAACTTTCTGGACGACCTGATCGACGCATGCGATCTGCCCTCTTGCGGCGCGTACACTTCGGTGGGCACTTACGACTTTGCTGAAATGCAAACACTGGTCGCCGAGCTTAGCAAGCGAACCCACATACCGGCTGCGGCACTGCTGGAACACTTTGGCCAGCACCTGTTCAAACGTTTCCACGCGCTGTACCCCAACCTTTTTGCAGGCCATGACTGCCCATTGCGGTTTCTAATGGAGGTCGAGGTGGTGATTCACAAAGAGGTTCTGAAGCTTTACCCCGAGGCGGAGTTGCCCAGTTTCACCACCCTGGACCACACCCCGAATTCACTCACCTTGCTGTATGAATCCCGCCGAGGCCTGGCGCCCTTGGCGCTTGGACTTATCCGCGGCTGCCTGCTGCATTTCGATACCCTGGGCACAGTCAATATGGAGGCAGACCCAGCCGGTTTCAACAAGGCTGTTTTTACAATTCAGCTGAATTCATGA
- a CDS encoding helix-turn-helix domain-containing protein, protein MSHKSVQSICLLPTGEFKLHDLVSSNSIYLAYVDEYLRELGEDSEFVFKAAGVDNIEQLRQVPRVPTEVMAKVYERVYRNPRLGGFFIKLGERIPLTAHGNLGVAFLVSPNIRTILQMLQRFTAIAIPWVNIQLDESPHQATINIQISAGSADFKAALVESIVIHIAHHLCNLLPSGHLPCALEFQHSQPEYVEDFYHHVAGEVRFNAARNCVVYPMAVLSVPVKTADRLNQGVLEQQCAEELRLLQKQTSQAQLVRGLIVQNLSASPTIQWVARQMSTSERSLRRRLQEEGESFRNLLAQVRHEEACRHLRETDWRIERIAKQLGYSETASFSLAFREVAGVSPRQWREQSS, encoded by the coding sequence TTGAGTCACAAGTCAGTACAATCAATTTGCCTGCTGCCCACCGGTGAGTTCAAATTGCACGACCTTGTTTCCAGTAACAGTATCTACTTGGCCTACGTGGATGAGTACCTGCGTGAACTGGGTGAGGACAGCGAGTTTGTGTTCAAGGCGGCTGGTGTCGACAACATTGAGCAATTGCGCCAAGTGCCACGAGTGCCCACGGAGGTCATGGCCAAGGTCTACGAGCGCGTGTACAGGAACCCGCGTTTGGGTGGGTTTTTCATCAAGTTGGGTGAACGAATTCCGCTGACGGCCCATGGCAATCTGGGTGTTGCTTTTCTGGTCAGTCCGAATATTCGTACTATTCTTCAAATGCTCCAGCGCTTCACGGCGATTGCCATCCCTTGGGTGAACATTCAGCTGGATGAGAGTCCTCACCAGGCCACAATCAATATCCAGATTTCTGCAGGCAGTGCAGATTTTAAAGCCGCGTTGGTCGAATCCATTGTGATTCATATCGCGCATCACCTTTGCAACTTGTTGCCATCAGGTCATCTTCCTTGTGCCCTTGAGTTTCAGCATTCTCAGCCTGAATACGTTGAAGATTTTTACCACCATGTTGCCGGTGAAGTGCGATTCAATGCGGCACGCAATTGTGTCGTTTATCCCATGGCGGTTTTGTCTGTTCCCGTAAAAACTGCAGACAGGCTGAATCAAGGTGTTCTGGAGCAACAGTGCGCCGAAGAGCTCCGGCTGTTGCAGAAACAGACAAGTCAGGCTCAACTGGTGCGTGGCTTGATTGTGCAAAATCTGTCTGCGAGCCCCACTATTCAATGGGTGGCCAGGCAGATGTCCACGTCGGAGCGCAGTTTGCGCAGGCGTTTGCAAGAGGAAGGCGAAAGCTTTCGGAACCTGCTTGCACAGGTTCGCCATGAAGAGGCCTGTCGTCATTTGAGAGAAACCGATTGGCGAATTGAAAGAATTGCAAAGCAGTTGGGCTATTCGGAAACGGCAAGCTTCAGCCTGGCCTTTCGGGAAGTTGCCGGAGTTTCGCCCCGGCAATGGCGCGAACAGTCAAGTTGA